From the Exiguobacterium aurantiacum genome, one window contains:
- a CDS encoding adenine deaminase C-terminal domain-containing protein — MPTKRSARAPWSKAMIRSQLEVVSQIRPPSLVLKNATYLNMYVKQWKQANIWIEHDRIVYVGPDLPKAAVETVDVSGKYIVPGYIEPHAHPFQLYNPATLSKYAGERGTTTLVNDNMLLFLQNKEQAFAQLDAIQQLPTSTYWWARLDTQTELDRDSVLVDSERIHDWFNHPDVIMAGELTAWPRTLKGDDEMLQWMLDAETCGLPVEGHFPGASAKTLTKMALMGVHSDHEAMTADEALCRLEHGYTTTLRHSSIRPDLPGLIRGLIDAGLEAFDHVMVTTDGSTPGFYRDGLQDALVKIMIEAGLPPIEAYRIVSLNVARHFGLDHVLGSIAPGRIAHLNILDAIDEPRPSAVIAKGQWIYRDGTSLFPNELVDAALALMPSTNVDIELTPNDLSFSMPVGLDMVNSVIMKLFKISHDTGQDELPRDGDESFLMLLDKEGKWRLNTVLKGFANDFGGLVSSYSISGDYLILGKCKLDMLTAFERMKQLGGGIVLVDRGEIIAEIPLPLCGMTSQEPIEQLIVQEEVLRSELLGRGYKFEDPIYTLLFLASTHLPYVRATPLGIYEVMKKQILFPAILR, encoded by the coding sequence ATGCCAACAAAACGATCGGCGCGGGCACCGTGGTCTAAAGCGATGATTCGGTCACAACTAGAAGTCGTGAGCCAAATCAGGCCACCTTCGCTCGTATTGAAAAATGCGACATACTTGAACATGTACGTGAAGCAATGGAAACAAGCCAACATCTGGATTGAGCATGATCGGATCGTCTACGTCGGGCCGGACTTGCCAAAGGCTGCCGTCGAGACGGTGGACGTATCCGGAAAATATATCGTGCCTGGCTATATCGAGCCGCATGCGCATCCATTCCAACTTTATAATCCGGCGACGCTGTCGAAGTATGCAGGTGAGCGGGGAACGACGACGCTCGTGAATGACAACATGCTTCTTTTTTTACAAAATAAGGAGCAAGCGTTTGCACAACTCGACGCGATACAACAGTTACCGACGAGCACCTATTGGTGGGCACGTCTTGATACACAGACCGAACTCGACCGGGACAGTGTCCTCGTCGATTCAGAGCGGATTCACGACTGGTTCAATCATCCGGACGTCATCATGGCCGGTGAATTGACAGCATGGCCGCGAACGTTAAAAGGCGATGACGAGATGTTGCAATGGATGCTCGACGCCGAGACGTGCGGACTCCCGGTCGAAGGGCATTTCCCAGGTGCCTCGGCGAAAACGTTGACGAAGATGGCGTTGATGGGTGTTCACAGCGACCATGAGGCAATGACAGCAGACGAGGCGCTATGCCGGCTTGAGCATGGGTACACGACGACGCTTCGCCATTCTTCGATTCGTCCCGATCTTCCAGGGTTGATTCGCGGTCTGATCGATGCAGGACTCGAGGCGTTCGATCATGTGATGGTCACGACTGACGGCTCGACACCAGGGTTTTACCGAGACGGGCTTCAAGACGCACTTGTCAAAATCATGATTGAGGCCGGACTTCCACCGATTGAGGCGTATCGAATCGTCTCCTTGAATGTGGCACGTCATTTCGGACTCGACCACGTCCTCGGTTCGATTGCGCCGGGACGCATCGCGCATCTTAACATCCTCGATGCGATCGACGAACCGCGTCCGTCCGCCGTCATTGCCAAAGGGCAATGGATTTATCGGGACGGGACGTCGTTGTTCCCGAACGAGCTCGTCGACGCGGCGCTCGCGCTCATGCCGTCAACGAATGTCGACATCGAACTGACACCGAACGATTTGTCGTTCAGTATGCCGGTCGGTCTCGATATGGTCAACTCGGTCATCATGAAGCTATTCAAAATCTCGCACGACACGGGTCAAGACGAATTGCCGCGTGATGGGGACGAGTCGTTCCTCATGTTGCTTGATAAGGAAGGAAAGTGGCGCCTCAATACGGTGTTGAAAGGGTTTGCCAACGATTTTGGCGGTCTCGTCAGCTCGTATTCGATTAGCGGCGACTATTTAATCCTCGGAAAATGCAAACTAGACATGTTGACGGCGTTCGAACGGATGAAACAGCTTGGCGGAGGCATCGTTCTCGTCGACCGCGGTGAGATTATCGCGGAGATCCCGCTCCCGCTCTGCGGGATGACGTCACAAGAGCCGATCGAACAGTTGATTGTCCAGGAAGAAGTGCTGCGGTCCGAACTGCTCGGGCGCGGGTACAAGTTCGAAGACCCGATCTATACGCTCTTGTTCTTGGCATCGACGCATTTGCCGTACGTCCGGGCCACTCCGCTCGGAATTTACGAAGTGATGAAGAAACAAATACTATTTCCGGCGATTTTACGATGA
- a CDS encoding heptaprenylglyceryl phosphate synthase, translated as MDFQSWRHVFKLDPNKQLDDSALAALIRSGTDAFLIGGTDGVDAENTFALYARLEGCGIPLALEMSHPEQVLRGFDHYFIPTVLNAGTVDWVIGHQMKAFERYGHLFHADVTGQGYIVLNPDAKVAHVTEAKTDLSIEETIAYAEAGHRLFRLPSLYVEYSGTFGSVELVKEVRLAVPDAHLFYGGGITGYESARMMAEYADTIVVGNGIYDNFEGALATVAALR; from the coding sequence ATGGATTTTCAATCGTGGCGCCACGTGTTTAAACTAGATCCGAATAAACAGCTCGATGATTCGGCGCTTGCGGCACTCATCCGTTCCGGCACTGACGCCTTCCTCATCGGCGGGACCGACGGGGTCGACGCGGAGAACACGTTCGCGCTCTATGCTCGTCTCGAAGGGTGCGGCATTCCGCTCGCGCTCGAGATGAGTCATCCCGAGCAAGTGCTTCGAGGGTTCGACCACTATTTCATTCCGACCGTGTTGAACGCGGGCACCGTGGATTGGGTGATCGGCCATCAAATGAAGGCGTTCGAACGATACGGGCACTTGTTTCATGCCGATGTGACCGGACAAGGCTACATCGTCTTGAATCCAGATGCGAAAGTGGCTCATGTGACTGAGGCGAAAACCGATCTCTCCATCGAAGAGACGATCGCCTATGCGGAAGCGGGGCACCGCTTGTTCCGCCTGCCTTCCTTATATGTAGAATATAGCGGCACGTTCGGGTCGGTCGAACTCGTCAAAGAAGTACGACTGGCGGTACCAGACGCCCACTTGTTTTATGGGGGCGGCATTACCGGATACGAGTCGGCCCGAATGATGGCCGAATATGCGGACACGATCGTTGTCGGCAATGGGATTTATGACAATTTCGAAGGAGCGCTTGCGACTGTCGCGGCACTCCGATAA
- a CDS encoding YerC/YecD family TrpR-related protein, protein MQLDKLRGRELDQLFEAILKLDTLEDCYQLFEDLATVNEVQALAQRLEVARQIREGSTYHKIEEATGASTATISRVKRCLNYGSGGYDLALERLQQSEGDS, encoded by the coding sequence ATGCAACTCGATAAATTACGAGGACGAGAGCTCGATCAGCTGTTTGAGGCGATTTTGAAGCTCGATACACTCGAAGATTGTTATCAACTATTTGAAGATTTAGCGACCGTGAACGAAGTGCAGGCACTCGCCCAACGGCTAGAAGTGGCCCGCCAAATTCGTGAAGGTAGTACGTATCATAAAATTGAAGAAGCGACAGGAGCTTCGACGGCCACGATTTCCCGCGTCAAGCGTTGCTTGAACTACGGGTCAGGTGGCTATGATCTTGCCCTTGAACGTCTACAACAATCAGAAGGTGACTCGTAA
- a CDS encoding bifunctional diguanylate cyclase/phosphodiesterase — protein sequence MRIRTKLMIAVAVNIIVFVGVIFFGVRPYFIEKSMEQDRQTVESQIASVSETLANRKHTLERTLVDWAVWNDTYTFVQRRNASYVQSNISDESLTNLSVNAIVYLDRDGQVFYSAFRSTDMTLTKSDQQTILKAVTSRLSNQEGTQHGIYASDFGPTLYVSHPILRSDRSGPVQGTLVMLEFVDAAVMADISAQTKIPLTIQPARQAETVITSGTDGTDVVIPLDTVFQQADYEVGFTVAQTHYENTVTMLRLGMIALVVLGFGLFFSLLWTIHRVVVRRLMEIVSELKVITLERDSRLRLSRDAHSHDEIEQMAMSMNEVLAALEDTRAEVLDRAFRDALTLLPNRLALEDYFSTVRGKQERIGVLGLDLDDFRRINDQYGHRTGDSVLIYIASRLNFYKEDGFVARIGADEFMLVHPGWTLEQLQPVARHLMKDLKDWADVNGVKGTAATIGIDVFTCAEPNHTYEIMMGRLDVVIHEAKLSGKNRILTFQEIEDGSHYLQTLEMERDLRYALEHDEFELYYQPIVSPRPFAVRGVEALIRWNHPAKGQISPGLFIPVAEQLGLISDLGHWVLVQAVKEMKDHVERHHLFLSINVSKRQIADGSFLASLEHVLTETGFDPHRLHVEITESEVGGNLYELQQFIHALKAIGVKISLDDFGVGTSSLSFLQSLQLDIIKIDQNFVKGIPENTFDRALLEGLYQTFHALGLDIVTEGVERPEQLAFVLEHSSSLIQGYHYSKPVPLAQLEHYLKKTVTMYDW from the coding sequence GTGCGCATTCGGACGAAGCTCATGATTGCGGTGGCCGTGAATATAATTGTGTTTGTCGGTGTCATCTTTTTTGGGGTACGACCATATTTCATCGAGAAAAGCATGGAGCAAGATCGTCAAACGGTCGAGAGTCAAATCGCGAGCGTGTCTGAGACGCTCGCCAATCGGAAGCATACGCTCGAGCGCACACTCGTCGACTGGGCCGTCTGGAATGATACGTATACGTTCGTTCAACGACGGAACGCCTCCTACGTGCAAAGCAATATTAGCGACGAATCGCTTACAAATTTGAGCGTCAACGCCATCGTCTATTTGGACCGTGATGGGCAAGTATTCTACTCGGCGTTTCGTTCAACGGACATGACGTTGACGAAGTCCGATCAACAAACGATTCTCAAGGCGGTCACTTCTCGATTGAGCAATCAGGAAGGTACGCAACACGGCATATATGCGAGTGATTTCGGTCCGACGCTGTACGTCAGTCACCCGATTTTACGAAGTGATAGGAGTGGCCCCGTTCAAGGAACGCTCGTCATGCTCGAGTTCGTCGATGCTGCTGTCATGGCGGATATAAGTGCCCAGACGAAAATCCCGTTGACGATTCAGCCGGCACGCCAAGCCGAGACAGTCATCACGAGCGGGACGGATGGGACCGATGTCGTGATCCCTCTCGATACGGTGTTTCAGCAAGCGGATTATGAAGTTGGTTTCACCGTCGCCCAGACACACTACGAAAACACGGTCACGATGTTGCGTCTCGGCATGATTGCACTCGTCGTCCTCGGGTTCGGTCTGTTCTTCTCCTTGTTGTGGACGATTCATCGAGTCGTGGTTCGTCGTCTGATGGAAATCGTCAGCGAGTTGAAGGTCATCACGCTCGAGCGGGATAGCCGACTCCGCCTCAGCCGGGACGCGCACAGCCACGACGAAATCGAACAGATGGCGATGAGCATGAACGAAGTGCTCGCGGCGCTCGAAGATACGCGCGCCGAAGTGCTCGACCGGGCATTCCGGGACGCGTTGACACTCCTCCCGAACCGACTCGCGCTAGAAGATTACTTCTCGACCGTACGTGGCAAGCAGGAACGAATCGGGGTGCTCGGATTGGACTTGGATGACTTCCGACGCATCAACGACCAATACGGACATCGCACGGGTGATTCTGTTCTTATCTATATCGCTTCTCGGCTCAACTTCTATAAAGAAGACGGGTTCGTCGCCCGCATCGGGGCCGATGAGTTCATGCTCGTGCATCCGGGTTGGACACTCGAACAGCTACAACCGGTCGCCCGGCACTTGATGAAAGATTTGAAGGACTGGGCCGACGTCAATGGTGTGAAAGGGACGGCGGCAACAATCGGCATCGATGTATTCACCTGCGCCGAACCGAATCATACGTACGAGATCATGATGGGTCGGCTCGACGTCGTCATTCATGAGGCGAAACTGTCTGGGAAGAACCGCATCCTCACGTTCCAAGAAATCGAGGATGGGAGCCATTATTTACAGACGCTCGAGATGGAACGCGACTTGCGGTATGCTCTCGAACATGATGAGTTCGAATTGTATTATCAACCGATCGTATCGCCGCGTCCATTTGCGGTCCGAGGGGTCGAGGCGCTCATTCGGTGGAATCATCCTGCCAAAGGTCAAATCTCACCGGGGCTGTTCATCCCGGTCGCTGAACAACTCGGCCTCATCTCGGACTTGGGTCACTGGGTGCTCGTACAGGCGGTCAAGGAGATGAAAGACCATGTGGAACGGCATCATTTGTTCCTCTCGATTAACGTATCGAAACGACAAATCGCCGACGGTTCGTTTTTAGCTTCATTGGAACATGTGCTGACCGAAACGGGATTTGACCCTCATCGCCTCCATGTCGAAATCACCGAGAGTGAGGTCGGCGGGAATTTGTATGAGCTTCAGCAGTTCATCCACGCGCTCAAAGCGATTGGCGTCAAAATTTCGCTCGACGACTTCGGGGTCGGGACGTCGTCGCTCTCGTTCTTGCAGTCGCTTCAACTCGATATTATTAAAATCGACCAAAATTTTGTCAAAGGTATCCCTGAGAATACGTTCGACCGGGCCTTGCTTGAAGGGTTGTATCAAACGTTCCATGCGCTCGGTCTTGATATCGTCACCGAAGGTGTCGAGCGTCCGGAGCAGCTCGCTTTCGTGCTCGAACATAGCAGTTCATTGATTCAAGGTTATCATTACAGTAAGCCGGTTCCACTGGCACAACTTGAGCATTATTTGAAGAAAACGGTCACGATGTATGACTGGTAA
- a CDS encoding TrkH family potassium uptake protein has translation MQDKFMKRNLQLFFRKLTPVQTLVLIYSAAVVLAVILLALPIARQPGVSITFTDLVFFAVSCVSVTGLTPIVVTDTFSTFGLFIILFIVQVSGVGLISLHVIMWILLGKRIGFRERQLILRDQNQTSMSGIVKYITEIVITVIAIEAVGAVLLGVHYLNYFDTASEAFLQGLFGSISATTNAGFDITGSSLAPFREDPFVIFTQIALMTGGAIGFPVLVEIRTYLTNRIIRKRENFPRRFSLFTKLTVSTFFILIAIGTVGLFLFEYNNAFKELPLWLALSDSLFQSVTTRNGGLSTVDVNLFSEGSMLLLSILMFIGASPSSVGGGIRTTTFAVAVLGVVAFIRGDSSIKIFGREIVLEDIWKAFVIITVSLAVLLTGVMVLTFFEDASLTRILFEACSAFGTTGLSVGLSSEFSNVGKWVLTILMFIGRIGVIAFILILQRRQPKRMYNYPKESIILG, from the coding sequence ATGCAAGACAAGTTTATGAAGCGCAATTTACAGCTGTTCTTTCGGAAGCTGACACCGGTCCAGACACTCGTGTTGATTTATAGCGCGGCGGTCGTGTTGGCCGTCATTTTACTCGCTTTACCGATTGCGCGACAACCGGGGGTCTCGATCACGTTCACTGATCTCGTCTTTTTCGCGGTCAGCTGTGTCAGCGTCACCGGATTGACCCCGATCGTCGTGACCGATACGTTCTCAACGTTCGGACTATTTATCATCTTGTTCATCGTTCAAGTGAGCGGGGTAGGATTGATCAGTCTTCACGTCATCATGTGGATCTTGCTTGGCAAGCGCATCGGTTTTCGCGAGCGCCAGCTGATTTTACGTGACCAAAACCAGACGTCGATGTCTGGGATCGTCAAGTACATCACCGAGATCGTCATCACCGTTATCGCGATTGAAGCGGTCGGTGCGGTGTTGCTTGGGGTCCATTACTTAAATTACTTCGATACGGCCAGTGAGGCGTTCCTGCAAGGCCTGTTCGGTTCGATCAGTGCGACGACGAACGCCGGCTTCGATATCACCGGCAGTTCGCTCGCACCGTTCCGAGAAGACCCGTTCGTCATCTTCACGCAAATCGCGCTCATGACCGGTGGTGCCATCGGGTTCCCGGTTCTCGTCGAGATTCGCACGTATTTGACGAACCGCATCATTCGAAAGCGCGAGAATTTCCCGCGCCGCTTCTCGCTGTTCACAAAACTGACGGTATCGACGTTCTTCATCTTGATTGCCATCGGGACCGTCGGTTTGTTCCTGTTTGAGTATAACAATGCGTTCAAAGAGTTACCGCTCTGGCTCGCACTCTCGGACTCGTTGTTCCAGTCCGTGACGACGCGAAACGGGGGCTTGTCGACCGTCGATGTCAACTTGTTCTCGGAAGGCAGCATGTTGTTGCTTTCGATCTTGATGTTCATCGGGGCGTCCCCATCCTCGGTCGGTGGGGGGATTCGGACGACGACGTTCGCCGTCGCCGTGCTCGGGGTCGTCGCGTTCATTCGCGGGGACTCGTCCATCAAAATCTTTGGACGCGAGATCGTGCTCGAGGACATTTGGAAAGCGTTCGTCATCATCACCGTGTCACTGGCCGTCCTGTTGACCGGGGTCATGGTGCTGACGTTCTTCGAAGACGCATCGCTCACCCGCATCTTGTTCGAGGCGTGCTCGGCGTTCGGGACGACCGGATTGTCGGTCGGTCTATCGTCTGAATTCAGTAACGTCGGCAAGTGGGTGCTCACGATTTTAATGTTCATCGGTCGAATTGGTGTCATCGCCTTCATCTTGATTTTGCAGCGGAGACAGCCGAAGCGGATGTACAACTATCCGAAAGAATCGATCATCTTAGGATAA
- the purD gene encoding phosphoribosylamine--glycine ligase — translation MNVLVIGRGGREHALAWKLRQDGHVVFVAPGNLNMDGVTCVPIKETDVSALVAFAKDEAIDWTIVGPESALMAGVVDAFQAEGQRIFGPTKAAALLEGSKAFAKEAMREADIPTAGYDTFTDAASALHHIDQLEAPLVVKADGLAAGKGVTVAFTLDEARAAIHDIFDTDKFGDQSRVVIEEFLDGEEFSLMAFVSGEHVIPMITSQDHKRAFDGDKGPNTGGMGAYSPMPHLDDVVYKEAVERVLFPLARTMVERGTPFEGFLYAGLILTADGPKVIEFNVRFGDPETEVILPNLASPLLDVIEAVVDQKPYSIEWVDGYTIGVVVAAEGYPDRATTGQVLSGFSDLGDDVLVFHAGTTRDGTDIVGNGGRLFVLTSTKPTLLEAKTTVYMALEQLDLPQTFYRRDIGGRALARIF, via the coding sequence ATGAACGTACTCGTTATTGGACGCGGCGGCCGTGAGCACGCGCTCGCCTGGAAGTTGAGACAAGACGGACACGTTGTGTTCGTCGCCCCCGGTAATCTCAATATGGACGGTGTGACGTGCGTGCCGATCAAAGAGACAGATGTCTCGGCCCTCGTCGCCTTTGCGAAGGATGAGGCGATCGACTGGACGATTGTCGGTCCAGAATCGGCGCTAATGGCTGGTGTCGTCGACGCGTTTCAAGCAGAAGGACAACGCATCTTCGGACCGACGAAAGCGGCAGCGCTCCTCGAGGGCAGCAAGGCGTTCGCTAAAGAAGCGATGCGTGAAGCCGATATTCCGACAGCGGGATATGACACGTTCACCGACGCTGCATCGGCGCTCCATCATATCGATCAACTCGAAGCCCCGCTCGTCGTTAAAGCGGACGGGCTCGCCGCCGGTAAAGGGGTGACGGTCGCGTTCACACTCGATGAGGCACGGGCGGCCATCCATGATATTTTTGACACGGACAAGTTCGGCGACCAGTCACGTGTCGTTATCGAAGAGTTTTTGGACGGGGAAGAGTTCTCGCTCATGGCGTTCGTCTCAGGCGAACACGTCATCCCAATGATCACGTCTCAAGATCACAAGCGTGCGTTTGACGGCGACAAAGGTCCGAATACGGGTGGCATGGGCGCCTACAGTCCGATGCCTCACTTGGATGATGTTGTGTATAAGGAAGCCGTCGAACGCGTGCTCTTCCCGCTCGCGCGGACGATGGTCGAGCGGGGCACACCGTTCGAAGGATTTTTGTATGCGGGCCTCATCTTGACGGCGGATGGCCCGAAAGTGATCGAGTTCAACGTTCGATTTGGCGATCCCGAGACCGAGGTCATTCTCCCGAACTTGGCTTCTCCACTCCTCGACGTCATCGAGGCGGTCGTGGACCAAAAACCGTACTCGATTGAATGGGTGGACGGTTATACGATTGGAGTCGTCGTTGCGGCAGAAGGATATCCGGATCGAGCGACAACCGGGCAGGTATTGTCAGGATTCAGTGACTTAGGAGACGATGTGCTCGTATTCCATGCGGGCACGACCCGTGACGGGACAGACATCGTCGGCAACGGAGGGCGCTTATTCGTGCTCACGTCGACGAAACCGACGTTGCTCGAAGCGAAGACGACCGTGTATATGGCACTCGAACAACTTGATTTGCCACAGACGTTCTACCGTCGTGATATCGGTGGACGGGCGTTGGCTCGTATTTTTTAA
- the pcrA gene encoding DNA helicase PcrA, with protein MYNLSEELVKGMNPPQAEAVKYTDGPLLIMAGAGSGKTRVLTHRVAYLMASKQIAPWNILAITFTNKAAREMKDRIARLVGGVADDIWISTFHSMCVRILRRDIDRIRYDRNFSILDSSDQLTAIKQVLKELNLDPKKYEPRTLLGMISNHKNELRTPQDAAGLVGNNPYEKVISDVYTAYEKKLKQNNVLDFDDLIMKAIQLFQEAPDVLAFYQKKFQYIHVDEYQDTNRAQYTLVKLLAQAHENLCVVGDSDQSIYRWRGADIANILTFEKDYPSAHVILLEQNYRSTKRILEAANGVIQNNSGRKDKKLWTENVEGEKLLLHVASDDRDEAFFIINQMKELRQEGVDYGEMAVLYRTNAQSRGLEEMLLKSNIPYKMVGGTKFYERKEIKDILAYLRLIANPDEDISFVRVVNEPKRGIGAATVDKLGDFAGMQGVSLMEAIRDIELSGIAPRTATKLAEFRQLMVDLRQMADYLSISELIEEVLKKSGYEEMLKIEKTLEAESRLENLQEFLSVAQNFEKESDEQTLVAFLTDLTLVSDLDTLEEVDELHQVTLMTLHSAKGLEFPVVFLIGMEEGLFPHSRALNDPEEMEEERRLAYVGITRAEKRLYLTRAQSRMLYGRFQNNPESRFLHELPETLLERSGKAKKAMPWNPVESPGKLPVNGFSSKPKPKLAQSSGAESIGWNVGDKANHKKWGQGTVVQTRGEGDQLELDIAFPAVGIKRLLAKFAPIEKA; from the coding sequence ATGTATAACTTGAGTGAAGAATTAGTCAAAGGCATGAACCCTCCACAAGCGGAGGCGGTCAAATATACGGACGGCCCGCTACTCATCATGGCCGGGGCGGGATCGGGGAAAACACGTGTCTTGACGCATCGCGTCGCCTATTTGATGGCGTCGAAACAAATCGCGCCGTGGAACATTCTCGCCATCACGTTCACGAACAAAGCGGCCCGTGAGATGAAAGACCGGATCGCCCGCCTCGTCGGTGGCGTCGCGGACGATATTTGGATTTCGACGTTCCACTCGATGTGCGTCCGAATTTTACGCCGTGACATCGATCGCATCCGTTACGACCGGAACTTCTCGATTCTCGACTCGTCCGATCAGTTGACGGCAATCAAGCAAGTGCTCAAAGAGCTGAATCTTGACCCGAAAAAATATGAGCCGCGGACGCTCCTCGGTATGATTTCGAACCATAAGAACGAACTTCGCACGCCTCAAGATGCGGCCGGACTCGTCGGCAACAACCCATACGAGAAAGTCATCTCGGACGTCTATACGGCGTATGAGAAGAAATTGAAGCAGAACAACGTGCTCGATTTTGATGACTTGATCATGAAGGCGATTCAATTGTTCCAAGAAGCGCCGGACGTACTCGCGTTCTACCAGAAGAAATTCCAATACATCCACGTCGACGAGTATCAAGATACGAATCGGGCCCAATACACGCTCGTCAAGTTGCTCGCACAGGCGCATGAGAACTTGTGTGTCGTCGGTGACTCGGATCAGTCAATCTACCGCTGGCGCGGCGCCGACATCGCCAACATCTTGACGTTCGAGAAGGACTACCCAAGCGCGCACGTCATCTTGCTCGAACAAAACTATCGTTCGACGAAACGGATTTTGGAAGCGGCGAACGGCGTCATTCAAAACAACTCGGGTCGAAAAGATAAAAAGTTGTGGACGGAGAACGTCGAAGGTGAGAAATTGCTCCTCCACGTTGCCTCGGACGACCGGGATGAAGCGTTCTTCATCATCAATCAGATGAAAGAACTCCGCCAAGAAGGTGTCGATTACGGCGAGATGGCCGTCCTGTACCGGACGAACGCCCAATCGCGTGGACTCGAGGAGATGCTTCTCAAGTCAAACATCCCGTATAAGATGGTCGGCGGGACGAAGTTCTATGAACGAAAAGAGATTAAGGACATTTTGGCGTATTTGCGTTTGATCGCCAACCCGGATGAGGACATCTCATTTGTCCGTGTCGTCAATGAACCAAAGCGGGGCATCGGCGCCGCGACGGTCGACAAGCTCGGTGATTTCGCCGGCATGCAAGGCGTGTCGCTCATGGAAGCCATCCGCGACATCGAACTGTCCGGGATTGCCCCGCGCACAGCGACAAAACTTGCCGAGTTCCGTCAATTGATGGTTGATTTGCGCCAAATGGCCGACTACTTGTCAATTTCCGAATTGATCGAAGAAGTGTTGAAGAAGTCAGGCTACGAAGAGATGCTCAAAATCGAGAAGACGCTCGAAGCCGAAAGTCGACTCGAGAACTTGCAAGAGTTCCTCTCGGTCGCGCAAAACTTCGAGAAAGAGAGCGATGAACAGACGCTCGTCGCCTTCCTGACCGACTTGACGCTCGTCTCGGACCTCGACACGCTCGAAGAAGTGGACGAGTTGCACCAAGTGACGCTCATGACGCTGCATTCGGCCAAGGGACTTGAGTTCCCGGTCGTTTTCTTGATTGGGATGGAAGAAGGGTTGTTCCCGCACAGCCGTGCCTTGAACGACCCGGAAGAGATGGAAGAAGAACGTCGTCTCGCCTACGTCGGGATCACGCGGGCCGAGAAACGCCTCTATTTGACGCGGGCCCAGTCGCGCATGCTGTACGGTCGTTTCCAAAACAACCCGGAATCGCGCTTCTTGCATGAGTTACCGGAGACGCTCTTGGAGCGTTCGGGCAAAGCGAAAAAGGCGATGCCATGGAATCCGGTTGAGTCGCCGGGGAAACTTCCGGTGAACGGCTTCAGCTCGAAACCGAAACCGAAGCTCGCCCAGTCGTCCGGCGCCGAATCAATCGGTTGGAACGTTGGGGATAAGGCCAATCATAAAAAATGGGGTCAAGGCACGGTCGTTCAGACGCGTGGCGAAGGCGATCAGCTCGAACTCGATATCGCTTTCCCGGCAGTAGGCATCAAGCGCCTGCTCGCCAAGTTTGCCCCGATCGAAAAAGCGTGA